In one window of Erinaceus europaeus chromosome 17, mEriEur2.1, whole genome shotgun sequence DNA:
- the CCDC89 gene encoding coiled-coil domain-containing protein 89, whose amino-acid sequence MPRQEPPLGMDTPPPERPREQPMEKPRHREEGLEFKELDGLREALANLRGLSAEEKGEKALLHSRILEQSQLICILKRRSDEALERCQVLELLNTELEEKRASEAEELRAKSEQARRIEERFLTLAANHELMIRFKNEHKSQNVKLREENKKLRLENDNLFSQALKDQEAKSAQLTLQSEALAQELEALKQRCSQEACEAQAREKELLELHCQQARAHTQETEQLRRQLQSLEQEHRQAMEQMAKAEDEHSSLSQELQARLRVVSVEKEELLQLSLERGKALQNKQVEIHQLEQKLETAEEARRCALQRFETEAAAVDSNLRVRELQRKVDGIQKAYDELRLQSEAFKKHSLDLLSKERELNAKLRHLFP is encoded by the coding sequence ATGCCTCGCCAAGAGCCGCCTCTCGGGATGGACACCCCGCCGCCAGAGAGGCCCAGGGAGCAGCCCATGGAGAAGCCGAGGCACCGGGAAGAGGGGCTGGAGTTCAAAGAGCTGGACGGGCTCCGCGAAGCCCTGGCCAATCTGCGGGGCCTGTCGGCAGAGGAGAAGGGCGAGAAGGCGCTGCTGCACTCACGCATCCTTGAGCAGTCCCAGCTCATCTGCATCTTGAAGCGGCGCTCGGATGAGGCCCTGGAGCGCTGCCAGGTCCTGGAGCTGCTCAACACCGAGCTGGAGGAGAAGAGGGCCTCGGAGGCCGAGGAGCTGAGGGCCAAGAGCGAGCAGGCCCGCAGGATAGAGGAGCGCTTCCTGACCCTGGCTGCCAACCACGAGCTGATGATCCGCTTCAAGAACGAGCACAAGAGTCAGAACGTCAAGCTGAGAGAGGAAAACAAGAAGCTGAGGCTGGAGAACGACAACCTCTTCAGCCAGGCCCTGAAGGACCAGGAAGCCAAATCAGCGCAGCTCACCCTCCAGAGTGAGGCCTTGGCTCAGGAGCTGGAGGCTCTGAAGCAGAGATGCTCCCAGGAGGCTTGTGAGGCCCAGGCCCGAGAGAAGGAGCTGCTGGAGCTGCACTGCCAGCAGGCCCGCGCCCATACGCAGGAAACCGAGCAGCTGCGCAGACAGCTGCAGAGCCTGGAGCAGGAGCACCGGCAGGCGATGGAGCAGATGGCCAAGGCTGAGGACGAACACAGCAGTCTGAGCCAGGAGCTGCAGGCCAGGCTGCGGGTTGTCTCGGTCGAGAAAGAGGAGCTGCTGCAGCTGTCCTTGGAGAGGGGCAAGGCGCTTCAGAACAAGCAGGTGGAGATCCACCAGCTAGAGCAGAAGCTGGAGACCGCAGAGGAGGCCCGGAGGTGTGCCCTCCAGCGCTTTGAAACGGAGGCAGCAGCTGTGGACAGCAATCTGAGAGTCCGTGAGCTCCAGCGCAAGGTGGATGGGATCCAGAAAGCCTATGACGAACTCAGGCTGCAGTCCGAAGCCTTCAAAAAGCATAGTCTGGATCTTCTAAGCAAGGAGAGAGAACTCAATGCCAAACTCCGCCATCTCTTTCCATAA